ttttttcaataggACCAACCCTGATTTGATTTAGTATGCTGATAATACCTGTATTTTTAggtaaatttttgaaaactaGCCCTCTTCTGGttcttaaaaatttttgttcATTTTGAAAATCCTGATATTCAGTTCCAGGTataaattcaattttaggactatattttaatttagcTCTTAAAAACTCCTCGGAGTCGTTAACATTAGTTCCGTGGCTAATATAATTAGAATCAGAAGTATATGGCTCCAATTGTGGGCATATTTCTAATTCGCTCTcctctaatttttttgccaATATATTCCCGGCAGTAGTGGTTTgcattgttttttctttatcctTGCTCTCTTTTGTCTTATATGCGTAGGCAGGAACATTAACTTCAAAATCGGAGGCTATATCATCAAGATGTTCCTGTGAAGATGAATATATGTGATTTTCAATTACCTTTGTTGCATTAATTGGAAGGGaggtgttttttttaaaaaaattttcattcaTAATACCAGTTTCTAAGTCTTGTTGTTGTGTATCATGCTGCTGATCCAGTTCCCTATTTCTAGAACCCcacaaataattttttgcaaattttttaaatttgtgTCTATCATAGGAACAGCTGTTTTCTTCAAACAACCAACTACCTCTAAATGGTCTATCTTTAACTAATGTATGTAAAGTCTCCAATTTTGACTTTCTAGTTTTCATTGTTCCTGCGGTAGCTGTACTTGTATTATTGAATTCATGTTCCAAACTTGTTTGGTAAATActcattattttcaaatattaatatatataaatttttgatttgatattttttttttccccccttCCTTTTGGAATAtacttttatattatttttgttggtggtgttctaattttttatttttgttatagaAGTAAAGGTATTAAATGATTCCTtctgttattgttattgttattattattattattattattattatagataTAAATTATCAGAGTTGatgtttgtttttcatatatatatatatatatatatatatgtatgtatacTAAAATAGCAATATGGGAAATAGagaaggggaaaaaaatatagctAGTTTAAATTGGCAGTttacataaaataaataaatttatttgaattaatagcataaattaaataatcataaagtccaaaaaaaatgttttgtaCAGCTTTTTGTGtcgttttctttttttttttttgatgtcagtaaaataaaaaaataagaaaaattatatttctgATTTTAAAGTCGTAAAAAAACACAAGATGTTTATGAAAATATACTGTGTAAAGCCACATATTCCTATAAGGCTTTTATATCACACATATCACCACGACGTGAGGTTTCGACTTTCATTAATTCACGTAATAGCATTGTGGCATAAGCGGAAACACCTAATtgaaatttcaaaataacaCTAACTTTAGAACCGTTAGGATTACTCTCAGAAAATCTCGATAATTTAGCCTTAAAAAATTTCTGacaattatttttggcaatagtattatttaaaatttctaaatcagtattaatcaaaaaatctgtttcattttcatatttGATGATTTTCCACTCAAATTCTTTGACGCTACCAATAATTGGTCTATAACTACCAGGTAACGAAAAATCACGAACTTTTCTAACCATATCAAATGGATTCATGTCGTCTTTAGCCATTAATTCAACATAAAAATCACGCATTTCCTTAATTTCAGGatatttaatatcaaaTCCAGGAGTAGGTAAAACAACATCTTCAATAGTATACTTATTGGAATCAATATCTTCTTGGCTTAAAGCAAAGGCACGAACAAAATCGGCTTCACGTAAATCTTCttcaaaatcatcattttcatcgAGGCTACCATTGgtttctctttttataGTGGAAGTATTACTTTCAACATTCTCCTTAACAAGCACTAAATCACCTGGAACTAAAGTTAAACCAAACTTTTTAATTCGCTCACTGACAGCACAATTCCAAACATAACTCTGATAAGCATGGACATACATAGTTCTCAAATTTCTTGGGATTTTCATCAACGCATTATGATAATCGGCATGTGTATAATCATTGACGGATTCATCTTTATGCGCCTTAGATAAATGAAACAAAAGAGCATTTTCAGCGACGCATTGTCGTGGCATCTTACTTAACGCTAAAGTCGCATCTTTGGTTTCTTCCCAAATCTTTCTAGCCTCTCTTGATTTTGGCATGACATTTTCCTGATCAGCTAAAATTAGATTGCAAgcttttttatattcacCAGCCAATAGAATTTTACCAATTTCATGTGTGGATACACTAAAAGTACCAAACCTTTGCATGCCAAAATAATTGATAAACCCCTTTTCTGTCAAAGATTTACCGCCTTCATTTAGAATTTTCTCTAAAGTAGTAATATCGTCACCATTACCACCAAAATCATGGACATTACGAATGGCAATATAAAACTCATTCCCATGTAATTGGCCTAAATTCAAAGCTTTATCCTCAAATTTATAGCCACCCAATACAATACCCTTTAGAACTTTATTCAAAGCGTTTAGTCTGTCAAGTCTTATCTTGGAAATGGATAGTCGTTGACAAGTTACACCTCGACGATCTTTGGTGCCTGCAAATTTGATGTTCCTTGTTGGGGTCTTTAAATACCTggttataatattgataGCATCCATggtttctttattttctttatataaggtgaaatgaataaattgTTTGTCTGGACCATACCCCCAATTTTCAATACCATTTTTGTCTTTACTCTGTTCAATCAAATATTCTTTACTGACTCTAGactttttgttgttgttggcGATTTTGAAGTGGTTATCTGGTGTAGTAACACTTTCCAATTGATTATCAAACACTTTTCTTATTAATTGATGTAGATTCGTTCtggttgttttattatcaaaactGTTTTTAGTTTCCATAACATTTAATTCCTTATAAACATTTTCTAAAGATATAACATCATCCTCGCCTAACAATTCAACCAATTGCTTTCTGCTTTCGGGATCAATCTGAAAATCCTTTcttgaaatttttaattcatctTTTTGATTGGTTctcttattattaccatcaCCCTTTTCTCTCCCCTGTTCgactttcttttcttttttaggCATTTTGAAGCCTTTGTCATTTAAATGAACAACGGTATCGTCTAGTGAAATTTCGTTAACTAAAAAGTCGCTGTATCTTTGCTTTATTTGGCCTTTAAACCCACTAGTCTGTGGGGATAAAAATTCAGTAATACCTACATCTTTTTCAGAGATAGAGGCCATGGTtagttttagtttttttggGGCATCATCATTAGTTTCCACTAACGTCCTTTTACCGGTTTCAGCCATTTAATGAGGTTTTAAGTATCGACTGTTATTTTAACGTTTCTTAGTCGAAGGATGGTGAAAAcgtattaattatttaaaaatacataGTATGTGTTGAAAAGTTTTGACAATTTtaacattaataaaaagttaGATTACCTAtatgacttttttttcttctttatttttttcattattttttttggaaaaaaaaaacaaaaaaaaaaaaaaaaaagaaaaaagaaaaaagaaaaaagaaaaaagaaaagagaaaaaaaaagggaaaagacacttattttttttttactttctcGTAATTAGAATaagtttttaatgaaaaaaaaatatatatctatatttgCATAATTTGATATAAAAACGGTGCAAGAAgtagcaaaaaaataatactagaAATATTAATCTATTAGCTAATGGAAGACATATCATCTGATAATGTTTATAATAGAATAAAATGGGATTTAAAATACAAGTATCTAGCACATTTACCTGaatatttacaaaacaAGTTAGAAACAAGTGGCATATCTGAAAAGGACACCGATAAAAtagaagaggaaaaaacatatgataaacaaatagatgaaaatataaataaagatgATACTTGGGAGCTAGTAACAATGCTTGGGGGTCATAGTGGATGGATCAGAACTGTTAAAGTTGATCCTGTATATGGTCAATGGATAGCTAGTGGGAGTGCAGATGCAAGTATTAAGATTTGGAGTTTACTTCCAAATGATGAGGGTCATCATTTGAAAACTACCTTAAATGGGCATACGATGTCAGTACGTGACATAGCTATAAGTGATAGACATCCATATATGTTTTCTTGCAGTGAAGATAAAACTGTTAAATGCTGGGATTTAGAACATAAATCTATTATTAGGGATTATCACGGACATTTATCTGGGGTTTATACTGTTTGTATTCACCCAACTCTAGATCTAATTATGACCGCAGGCCGTGACTCAGTTGTTAGAGTATGGGATATAAGGACGAAGCGCAGTGTTATGACGCTAACTGGGcataaaaattcaataaacAAGGTGCTTAGCTCACCGGTTGATCCACAAGTTATAAGTTGCTCAAACGACAACACTATAAAATTATGGGATTTAGTTAGTGGCGGAAAGCAATATAAAACATTGACTGTACATAGTAAATCTGTACGGGACATTTGTTTAAATCCAAGTGAGTTTTCCTTTGCTTCATGCTCCACCAATCAAGTATTTTCATGGAAATTACCAGAGGGGTTATTATTGTCGAATTTTAGCAAAAACAGAGACATAGGACTTGTAAATACATTAAGTTGTTCTTACGATGGAACGCTTTTTGGTGGATGTGATAATGGTgaaatgttattttatgaTTATAAATCTGGAAAATTAAAGACAAGCTTTTATGGTGAAAAGGTTAAAGGGATTTTAAGTGGAGAAACAGGTATTTTAAGTAgtacttttaataaaaagggagatattttaataacagGAGAAATGgataaatttgttaaaatatgGTCGAAAAACAAATCTTGATATGGAGGAAATAACAAGATAATTGCATATTTTGGTTTATATTGTTTGTTACAGAAATATTTACTGTATAATTGCTAAGtattaagaaaaattataatttttttattagcttttttttttttttttcatttattttttttttttttttttactaaataaaagattcaCATGCC
This Saccharomycodes ludwigii strain NBRC 1722 chromosome II, whole genome shotgun sequence DNA region includes the following protein-coding sequences:
- the SSP2 gene encoding Ssp2p (similar to Saccharomyces cerevisiae YOR242C | SSP2 | Sporulation SPecific), producing MSIYQTSLEHEFNNTSTATAGTMKTRKSKLETLHTLVKDRPFRGSWLFEENSCSYDRHKFKKFAKNYLWGSRNRELDQQHDTQQQDLETGIMNENFFKKNTSLPINATKVIENHIYSSSQEHLDDIASDFEVNVPAYAYKTKESKDKEKTMQTTTAGNILAKKLEESELEICPQLEPYTSDSNYISHGTNVNDSEEFLRAKLKYSPKIEFIPGTEYQDFQNEQKFLRTRRGLVFKNLPKNTGIISILNQIRVGPIEKIVKINEANNTNEIKLLEIHFMEHNDAEKFYKYIQTGQFLVNGICLTATWIQPNINTISNQAFALIHDKVYPENEKCYSQHGGSTFGTGARRCLILKKHAIRKPKSLANHYPSPLSNYSPLNVSEIFNDFSIFGDIVDITPVVSRKLCICINFFDVRSAIQAKASYEQVSSKLYRKYYREWTMWYGKDIADRACLQV
- the PUS7 gene encoding pseudouridine synthase PUS7 (similar to Saccharomyces cerevisiae YOR243C | PUS7 | PseudoUridine Synthase), whose protein sequence is MAETGKRTLVETNDDAPKKLKLTMASISEKDVGITEFLSPQTSGFKGQIKQRYSDFLVNEISLDDTVVHLNDKGFKMPKKEKKVEQGREKGDGNNKRTNQKDELKISRKDFQIDPESRKQLVELLGEDDVISLENVYKELNVMETKNSFDNKTTRTNLHQLIRKVFDNQLESVTTPDNHFKIANNNKKSRVSKEYLIEQSKDKNGIENWGYGPDKQFIHFTLYKENKETMDAINIITRYLKTPTRNIKFAGTKDRRGVTCQRLSISKIRLDRLNALNKVLKGIVLGGYKFEDKALNLGQLHGNEFYIAIRNVHDFGGNGDDITTLEKILNEGGKSLTEKGFINYFGMQRFGTFSVSTHEIGKILLAGEYKKACNLILADQENVMPKSREARKIWEETKDATLALSKMPRQCVAENALLFHLSKAHKDESVNDYTHADYHNALMKIPRNLRTMYVHAYQSYVWNCAVSERIKKFGLTLVPGDLVLVKENVESNTSTIKRETNGSLDENDDFEEDLREADFVRAFALSQEDIDSNKYTIEDVVLPTPGFDIKYPEIKEMRDFYVELMAKDDMNPFDMVRKVRDFSLPGSYRPIIGSVKEFEWKIIKYENETDFLINTDLEILNNTIAKNNCQKFFKAKLSRFSESNPNGSKVSVILKFQLGVSAYATMLLRELMKVETSRRGDMCDIKAL
- the PRP46 gene encoding mRNA splicing protein PRP46 (similar to Saccharomyces cerevisiae YPL151C | PRP46 | Pre-mRNA Processing), which encodes MEDISSDNVYNRIKWDLKYKYLAHLPEYLQNKLETSGISEKDTDKIEEEKTYDKQIDENINKDDTWELVTMLGGHSGWIRTVKVDPVYGQWIASGSADASIKIWSLLPNDEGHHLKTTLNGHTMSVRDIAISDRHPYMFSCSEDKTVKCWDLEHKSIIRDYHGHLSGVYTVCIHPTLDLIMTAGRDSVVRVWDIRTKRSVMTLTGHKNSINKVLSSPVDPQVISCSNDNTIKLWDLVSGGKQYKTLTVHSKSVRDICLNPSEFSFASCSTNQVFSWKLPEGLLLSNFSKNRDIGLVNTLSCSYDGTLFGGCDNGEMLFYDYKSGKLKTSFYGEKVKGILSGETGILSSTFNKKGDILITGEMDKFVKIWSKNKS